The following are encoded in a window of Etheostoma cragini isolate CJK2018 chromosome 7, CSU_Ecrag_1.0, whole genome shotgun sequence genomic DNA:
- the zfp64 gene encoding zinc finger protein 64 isoform X2, with translation MATYNTEGHSVVVEVSPDIHICGFCKQQYNNFEIFLAHKQNGCSLATSDPPSATATATLTGQMNDSEFVFEETYQTCVMRGVKKILTKAQKTPSKKLKPSLTSKRHSCCFSGCTFKTQYGQKDMERHLKTHTGEKPFECELCHKRFSRRDKLNMHSRSHTGEKPHKCKHCPYAAADSSSLKKHLRIHYDERPFKCQICPYASRNSSQLTVHLRSHTGDAPFQCQLCDAKFKINSDLKRHIRIHSGEKPYQCDFCEYRCAMKGNLKSHIQIKHGTENSFHCGHCDFQCASKNALRQHTREHQPIQAIQCSKCTYSCASKGALKVHERIHSEERPFKCDFCNFASKQRSNLVIHKKKCHSIDRPEKDSGGKVGRGGGKSGGGDSPKPVTSRFRAKLEAARAFCCDSCNASFVREDSLRSHKKQHRDTQNALQLQLSTPADAVSLVTTSQSSNTQLDGPISADSRAPYSSAQLKIIVSHPLGQENRLIPSALNSQHKTNMVLLSPENQDMVVNSMIQQVNLLAPMQALGASQTAEGTLEPQTVLLTQLSPGDSNNPLHQALLGTAISAQDPSRGSQTFITTCSELGGLNALIQEGGTEVTVVTEGNAAMLTTPTTPGMVCSPSEDMSKQAETVMVVESALPCEESALLVPNISLGSQNVVIHAVPLIVSTQPQLSPHTLYSDTHTLDGIP, from the exons ATGGCAACATACAACACCGAAG GACACTCTGTTGTGGTGGAGGTGAGCCCAGACATCCATATCTGTGGCTTCTGCAAGCAGCAGTATAATAATTTTGAGATCTTTCTCGCCCATAAGCAAAATGGATGCTCCCTAGCAACCTCTGACCCGCCATCTGCCACTGCAACAGCCACGCTTACAGGACAAATGAATG ATTCCGAGTTTGTGTTCGAGGAAACCTACCAGACCTGTGTCATGAGAGGTGTCAAAAAGATCCTGACCAAAGCACAGAAAACACCttccaaaaaattaaaaccttcCCTGACTTCAAAGAGACACAGCTGCTGTTTCTCAG GTTGCACTTTTAAGACGCAGTATGGCCAAAAAGACATGGAGCGGCATCTCAAAACCCACACCG GTGAGAAGCCATTTGAATGTGAGCTGTGCCACAAGCGCTTCAGTCGCCGGGACAAGCTCAACATGCACAGCCGCTCACACACTGGGGAGAAGCCGCACAAGTGTAAACACTGTCCCTACGCAGCGGCCGACAGCAGCAGTTTGAAGAAGCACCTGCGGATCCACTATGACGAACGACCCTTTAAATGCCAGATCTGTCCATACGCTAGCCGCAACTCTAGCCAGCTCACCGTGCACCTCCGCTCACACACTG GGGATGCGCCTTTCCAGTGCCAGCTATGTGACGCAAAGTTCAAAATCAACTCCGACCTGAAGAGGCACATTCGGATTCACTCCGGCGAGAAGCCTTACCAGTGTGACTTTTGTGAGTACCGCTGCGCCATGAAGGGCAACCTGAAGTCTCACATTCAGATCAAACACGGCACTGAGAACTCCTTCCACTGCGGCCACTGTGATTTCCAGTGTGCCAGCAAGAATGCTCTGCGGCAACATACACGAGAGCACCAACCCATTCAGGCCATCCAGTGTTCCAAGTGCACTTACTCCTGTGCCAGCAAGGGGGCGCTCAAAGTCCACGAGAGGATCCACTCAGAGGAGCGGCCTTTCAAATGTGACTTCTGCAACTTTGCCTCCAAGCAACGCAGCAACCTCGTCATCCACAAAAAGAAGTGCCATTCGATAGATAGGCCCGAAAAAGACAGCGGTGGGAAAGTGGGCAGAGGTGGAGGGAAAAGCGGAGGAGGTGACTCTCCGAAGCCTGTCACCTCCAGATTTCGGGCCAAACTAGAAGCGGCTCGAGCTTTCTGCTGTGACTCGTGCAACGCTTCCTTTGTGAGGGAAGACTCCCTGCGGAGCCACAAGAAGCAGCACAGAGACACTCAGAATGCGTTGCAGCTCCAGCTCTCCACACCGGCGGATGCAGTCAGCTTGGTCACAACATCACAGAGCAGCAACACCCAGCTGGACGGTCCTATTTCGGCTGACTCCAGGGCTCCTTACAGCAGTGCACAGCTCAAAATCATTGTATCTCACCCTCTGGGCCAGGAGAACCGCTTAATTCCATCGGCTCTGAATAGTCAGCATAAGACCAACATGGTCCTGTTAAGCCCGGAGAACCAGGACATGGTTGTCAACTCCATGATCCAACAGGTCAACCTGCTGGCGCCTATGCAAGCCCTCGGGGCGTCCCAGACGGCAGAAGGTACACTTGAACCCCAGACAGTCCTGTTGACGCAGCTCAGCCCCGGCGACAGCAACAACCCGCTCCACCAGGCCCTGCTAGGGACGGCCATAAGCGCTCAGGACCCCAGCAGGGGCTCGCAGACTTTCATCACAACCTGCTCCGAGCTTGGGGGCCTCAACGCCCTGATCCAAGAGGGTGGCACGGAGGTGACAGTGGTGACGGAAGGGAACGCCGCCATGTTGACCACGCCGACCACACCCGGCATGGTGTGCAGTCCATCGgaggacatgtccaagcaggcGGAGACAGTGATGGTCGTGGAGAGTGCCTTGCCCTGTGAGGAGAGTGCCTTGCTGGTGCCAAATATCAGCCTGGGCAGCCAGAATGTGGTCATCCACGCTGTTCCACTGATAGTGTCCACTCAGCCACAGCTCTCTCCCCACACACTctactcagacacacacacactggacgGCATCCCGTAA
- the zfp64 gene encoding zinc finger protein 64 isoform X3 — protein sequence MATYNTEVGAGHSVVVEVSPDIHICGFCKQQYNNFEIFLAHKQNGCSLATSDPPSATATATLTGQMNDSEFVFEETYQTCVMRGVKKILTKAQKTPSKKLKPSLTSKRHSCCFSGEKPFECELCHKRFSRRDKLNMHSRSHTGEKPHKCKHCPYAAADSSSLKKHLRIHYDERPFKCQICPYASRNSSQLTVHLRSHTGDAPFQCQLCDAKFKINSDLKRHIRIHSGEKPYQCDFCEYRCAMKGNLKSHIQIKHGTENSFHCGHCDFQCASKNALRQHTREHQPIQAIQCSKCTYSCASKGALKVHERIHSEERPFKCDFCNFASKQRSNLVIHKKKCHSIDRPEKDSGGKVGRGGGKSGGGDSPKPVTSRFRAKLEAARAFCCDSCNASFVREDSLRSHKKQHRDTQNALQLQLSTPADAVSLVTTSQSSNTQLDGPISADSRAPYSSAQLKIIVSHPLGQENRLIPSALNSQHKTNMVLLSPENQDMVVNSMIQQVNLLAPMQALGASQTAEGTLEPQTVLLTQLSPGDSNNPLHQALLGTAISAQDPSRGSQTFITTCSELGGLNALIQEGGTEVTVVTEGNAAMLTTPTTPGMVCSPSEDMSKQAETVMVVESALPCEESALLVPNISLGSQNVVIHAVPLIVSTQPQLSPHTLYSDTHTLDGIP from the exons ATGGCAACATACAACACCGAAG TCGGTGCAGGACACTCTGTTGTGGTGGAGGTGAGCCCAGACATCCATATCTGTGGCTTCTGCAAGCAGCAGTATAATAATTTTGAGATCTTTCTCGCCCATAAGCAAAATGGATGCTCCCTAGCAACCTCTGACCCGCCATCTGCCACTGCAACAGCCACGCTTACAGGACAAATGAATG ATTCCGAGTTTGTGTTCGAGGAAACCTACCAGACCTGTGTCATGAGAGGTGTCAAAAAGATCCTGACCAAAGCACAGAAAACACCttccaaaaaattaaaaccttcCCTGACTTCAAAGAGACACAGCTGCTGTTTCTCAG GTGAGAAGCCATTTGAATGTGAGCTGTGCCACAAGCGCTTCAGTCGCCGGGACAAGCTCAACATGCACAGCCGCTCACACACTGGGGAGAAGCCGCACAAGTGTAAACACTGTCCCTACGCAGCGGCCGACAGCAGCAGTTTGAAGAAGCACCTGCGGATCCACTATGACGAACGACCCTTTAAATGCCAGATCTGTCCATACGCTAGCCGCAACTCTAGCCAGCTCACCGTGCACCTCCGCTCACACACTG GGGATGCGCCTTTCCAGTGCCAGCTATGTGACGCAAAGTTCAAAATCAACTCCGACCTGAAGAGGCACATTCGGATTCACTCCGGCGAGAAGCCTTACCAGTGTGACTTTTGTGAGTACCGCTGCGCCATGAAGGGCAACCTGAAGTCTCACATTCAGATCAAACACGGCACTGAGAACTCCTTCCACTGCGGCCACTGTGATTTCCAGTGTGCCAGCAAGAATGCTCTGCGGCAACATACACGAGAGCACCAACCCATTCAGGCCATCCAGTGTTCCAAGTGCACTTACTCCTGTGCCAGCAAGGGGGCGCTCAAAGTCCACGAGAGGATCCACTCAGAGGAGCGGCCTTTCAAATGTGACTTCTGCAACTTTGCCTCCAAGCAACGCAGCAACCTCGTCATCCACAAAAAGAAGTGCCATTCGATAGATAGGCCCGAAAAAGACAGCGGTGGGAAAGTGGGCAGAGGTGGAGGGAAAAGCGGAGGAGGTGACTCTCCGAAGCCTGTCACCTCCAGATTTCGGGCCAAACTAGAAGCGGCTCGAGCTTTCTGCTGTGACTCGTGCAACGCTTCCTTTGTGAGGGAAGACTCCCTGCGGAGCCACAAGAAGCAGCACAGAGACACTCAGAATGCGTTGCAGCTCCAGCTCTCCACACCGGCGGATGCAGTCAGCTTGGTCACAACATCACAGAGCAGCAACACCCAGCTGGACGGTCCTATTTCGGCTGACTCCAGGGCTCCTTACAGCAGTGCACAGCTCAAAATCATTGTATCTCACCCTCTGGGCCAGGAGAACCGCTTAATTCCATCGGCTCTGAATAGTCAGCATAAGACCAACATGGTCCTGTTAAGCCCGGAGAACCAGGACATGGTTGTCAACTCCATGATCCAACAGGTCAACCTGCTGGCGCCTATGCAAGCCCTCGGGGCGTCCCAGACGGCAGAAGGTACACTTGAACCCCAGACAGTCCTGTTGACGCAGCTCAGCCCCGGCGACAGCAACAACCCGCTCCACCAGGCCCTGCTAGGGACGGCCATAAGCGCTCAGGACCCCAGCAGGGGCTCGCAGACTTTCATCACAACCTGCTCCGAGCTTGGGGGCCTCAACGCCCTGATCCAAGAGGGTGGCACGGAGGTGACAGTGGTGACGGAAGGGAACGCCGCCATGTTGACCACGCCGACCACACCCGGCATGGTGTGCAGTCCATCGgaggacatgtccaagcaggcGGAGACAGTGATGGTCGTGGAGAGTGCCTTGCCCTGTGAGGAGAGTGCCTTGCTGGTGCCAAATATCAGCCTGGGCAGCCAGAATGTGGTCATCCACGCTGTTCCACTGATAGTGTCCACTCAGCCACAGCTCTCTCCCCACACACTctactcagacacacacacactggacgGCATCCCGTAA
- the zfp64 gene encoding zinc finger protein 64 isoform X1, with protein MATYNTEVGAGHSVVVEVSPDIHICGFCKQQYNNFEIFLAHKQNGCSLATSDPPSATATATLTGQMNDSEFVFEETYQTCVMRGVKKILTKAQKTPSKKLKPSLTSKRHSCCFSGCTFKTQYGQKDMERHLKTHTGEKPFECELCHKRFSRRDKLNMHSRSHTGEKPHKCKHCPYAAADSSSLKKHLRIHYDERPFKCQICPYASRNSSQLTVHLRSHTGDAPFQCQLCDAKFKINSDLKRHIRIHSGEKPYQCDFCEYRCAMKGNLKSHIQIKHGTENSFHCGHCDFQCASKNALRQHTREHQPIQAIQCSKCTYSCASKGALKVHERIHSEERPFKCDFCNFASKQRSNLVIHKKKCHSIDRPEKDSGGKVGRGGGKSGGGDSPKPVTSRFRAKLEAARAFCCDSCNASFVREDSLRSHKKQHRDTQNALQLQLSTPADAVSLVTTSQSSNTQLDGPISADSRAPYSSAQLKIIVSHPLGQENRLIPSALNSQHKTNMVLLSPENQDMVVNSMIQQVNLLAPMQALGASQTAEGTLEPQTVLLTQLSPGDSNNPLHQALLGTAISAQDPSRGSQTFITTCSELGGLNALIQEGGTEVTVVTEGNAAMLTTPTTPGMVCSPSEDMSKQAETVMVVESALPCEESALLVPNISLGSQNVVIHAVPLIVSTQPQLSPHTLYSDTHTLDGIP; from the exons ATGGCAACATACAACACCGAAG TCGGTGCAGGACACTCTGTTGTGGTGGAGGTGAGCCCAGACATCCATATCTGTGGCTTCTGCAAGCAGCAGTATAATAATTTTGAGATCTTTCTCGCCCATAAGCAAAATGGATGCTCCCTAGCAACCTCTGACCCGCCATCTGCCACTGCAACAGCCACGCTTACAGGACAAATGAATG ATTCCGAGTTTGTGTTCGAGGAAACCTACCAGACCTGTGTCATGAGAGGTGTCAAAAAGATCCTGACCAAAGCACAGAAAACACCttccaaaaaattaaaaccttcCCTGACTTCAAAGAGACACAGCTGCTGTTTCTCAG GTTGCACTTTTAAGACGCAGTATGGCCAAAAAGACATGGAGCGGCATCTCAAAACCCACACCG GTGAGAAGCCATTTGAATGTGAGCTGTGCCACAAGCGCTTCAGTCGCCGGGACAAGCTCAACATGCACAGCCGCTCACACACTGGGGAGAAGCCGCACAAGTGTAAACACTGTCCCTACGCAGCGGCCGACAGCAGCAGTTTGAAGAAGCACCTGCGGATCCACTATGACGAACGACCCTTTAAATGCCAGATCTGTCCATACGCTAGCCGCAACTCTAGCCAGCTCACCGTGCACCTCCGCTCACACACTG GGGATGCGCCTTTCCAGTGCCAGCTATGTGACGCAAAGTTCAAAATCAACTCCGACCTGAAGAGGCACATTCGGATTCACTCCGGCGAGAAGCCTTACCAGTGTGACTTTTGTGAGTACCGCTGCGCCATGAAGGGCAACCTGAAGTCTCACATTCAGATCAAACACGGCACTGAGAACTCCTTCCACTGCGGCCACTGTGATTTCCAGTGTGCCAGCAAGAATGCTCTGCGGCAACATACACGAGAGCACCAACCCATTCAGGCCATCCAGTGTTCCAAGTGCACTTACTCCTGTGCCAGCAAGGGGGCGCTCAAAGTCCACGAGAGGATCCACTCAGAGGAGCGGCCTTTCAAATGTGACTTCTGCAACTTTGCCTCCAAGCAACGCAGCAACCTCGTCATCCACAAAAAGAAGTGCCATTCGATAGATAGGCCCGAAAAAGACAGCGGTGGGAAAGTGGGCAGAGGTGGAGGGAAAAGCGGAGGAGGTGACTCTCCGAAGCCTGTCACCTCCAGATTTCGGGCCAAACTAGAAGCGGCTCGAGCTTTCTGCTGTGACTCGTGCAACGCTTCCTTTGTGAGGGAAGACTCCCTGCGGAGCCACAAGAAGCAGCACAGAGACACTCAGAATGCGTTGCAGCTCCAGCTCTCCACACCGGCGGATGCAGTCAGCTTGGTCACAACATCACAGAGCAGCAACACCCAGCTGGACGGTCCTATTTCGGCTGACTCCAGGGCTCCTTACAGCAGTGCACAGCTCAAAATCATTGTATCTCACCCTCTGGGCCAGGAGAACCGCTTAATTCCATCGGCTCTGAATAGTCAGCATAAGACCAACATGGTCCTGTTAAGCCCGGAGAACCAGGACATGGTTGTCAACTCCATGATCCAACAGGTCAACCTGCTGGCGCCTATGCAAGCCCTCGGGGCGTCCCAGACGGCAGAAGGTACACTTGAACCCCAGACAGTCCTGTTGACGCAGCTCAGCCCCGGCGACAGCAACAACCCGCTCCACCAGGCCCTGCTAGGGACGGCCATAAGCGCTCAGGACCCCAGCAGGGGCTCGCAGACTTTCATCACAACCTGCTCCGAGCTTGGGGGCCTCAACGCCCTGATCCAAGAGGGTGGCACGGAGGTGACAGTGGTGACGGAAGGGAACGCCGCCATGTTGACCACGCCGACCACACCCGGCATGGTGTGCAGTCCATCGgaggacatgtccaagcaggcGGAGACAGTGATGGTCGTGGAGAGTGCCTTGCCCTGTGAGGAGAGTGCCTTGCTGGTGCCAAATATCAGCCTGGGCAGCCAGAATGTGGTCATCCACGCTGTTCCACTGATAGTGTCCACTCAGCCACAGCTCTCTCCCCACACACTctactcagacacacacacactggacgGCATCCCGTAA